A stretch of the Gossypium hirsutum isolate 1008001.06 chromosome D07, Gossypium_hirsutum_v2.1, whole genome shotgun sequence genome encodes the following:
- the LOC107955985 gene encoding leucine-rich repeat extensin-like protein 3: MVNMRFPNGQLSQGSKWVVLVFKVGFMGMMMMIMVPSVTSMEEIGTPSAGLLCISECSTCPVICSPPPAPPLKSFPPPSVSVHHTPPPDVPYFYYTPMSPQTPQHSPPPSVSVSPPPSPPRPPPSPPAPSSKGSPPPPFKYFYNEPSGQGPPTTPRQYPYPYPYYYYYSSKASSLSVQVSISAVMLLFFNAVLFYC; this comes from the coding sequence atggtgaacatgAGGTTTCCAAATGGTCAATTATCCCAAGGAAGCAAATGGGTTGTATTGGTTTTCAAAGTAGGGTTCATggggatgatgatgatgatcatgGTTCCTAGTGTAACATCAATGGAAGAAATTGGGACACCATCAGCCGGTTTACTATGCATCAGTGAATGTTCAACATGTCCTGTCATTTGTTCTCCACCACCTGCGCCACCGTTGAAGTCGTTTCCGCCGCCCTCGGTGTCGGTTCATCACACGCCGCCACCGGATGTACCTTACTTTTACTACACACCAATGTCACCACAAACTCCCCAACACTCCCCACCACCATCGGTATCAGTCTCACCACCTCCATCTCCGCCACGGCCGCCTCCATCTCCACCGGCACCTTCCTCCAAGGGCAGTCCACCACCTCCTTTTAAGTACTTCTACAATGAGCCATCAGGTCAAGGGCCACCTACTACACCACGCCAGTACCCTTACCCTTACccttattactattactattcaTCCAAGGCCTCATCTCTATCTGTTCAAGTCTCTATCTCGGCTGTAATGTTGTTGTTTTTCAATGCTGTGCTGTTTTATTGTTGA